Sequence from the Trichocoleus sp. genome:
AAACTAGCAACAGAGCTGTCTCGTCGTGCGACCGGGAAAACGCTTTATTTAATTGACGAACCTACGACGGGTCTCTCGTTCTACGATGTTCACAAACTATTAGATGTGCTACAGCGCCTCGCTGATATGGGCAACTCAATTCTGGTAATTGAACATAACCTAGACGTGATTCGCTGTGCAGACTGGATTATTGATCTGGGTCCGGAAGGGGGCGATCGGGGCGGCGAACTGGTGGCAGTGGGCACACCGGAAGAAGTGGCGCAAAATGAGCGATCTTATACCGGACAGTATCTCAAGCGAGTGTTAGGACAGCATCCCCCAATGCCAACTTCAGATTAGAAGCGCAGATAGGGTCGTGCGATCGTGATGAGGCTGCCATCTTTTTGTCATGGCTGTCCTATAAATTAAGGTGTGCTTTAGCCGCTGTCACATCGTTTATGCAGCAAGTATGGGTCGCTTCGGCTTTGCTGTATTTAGGATTTATTGCTGCGGGTAGCTGTCATTTGTGGGGCAACAGTTTCGAGCCGTTCCCCACTCGTTGCTTCCTTTTGTTGCTGATTCCCCAACCCCTAAAACAAGAGCCGGCGATCGCTCCCATCATCCTGAAATTCCTGTTCTCCGACGCCAACCAGCTCTACAATGACGCGCCGAGGATGAGGTTGCCATTCTCCCTGCCGAGCCGCAATTTCAACCACGGTTCGATCGCCATCCGGATAAACGCGGTAGGTTGTGGTGGCAGAAGCACCCTCACGGTAGGCAAAACTCTGTCCGTCATCTTCGTAGAATGTCCATTCGCCCGTACCCTGCCAGACTTTGAACCGCAGTTCTGCGAGAGGGGATTGATCAACAAATTGCATGACAGGAGCCAGAGGAATGATTGAACCTGCCCGAATGTAAAGCGGCATTTTTTCCAGCGGCGCATCTGCCAGAATATGGGTGCTCCCCTGGTAGGGTTTGCCTGTCCACCAGTCATACCAAACGCCATCGGGAAGATAGACTGCGCGGCAAGTCTTTCCGGGTTGAACGATCGGCGCTGCCATCATTGCCGAACCGAGCATCACCTGATCAGAGAGTTCATAAGTTTGGGGGTCTTGGGGGAAATGGTAGAGCAGGGGTCGCAAAATGGGTGCGCCAGTGGTTGCGGCTTCCCAGAACAGCGTATAGAGATAGGGCAGAAGTTGATAGCGCAGTTCAATGTATTCCCGGCAAATTTTCTCAACTCGATCGCCAAATACCCAGGGTTCATGGGGGTCACTGTCATAAGTCGAATGCGCTCGCATTAGTGGATAGAGCATCCCCACCTGCATCCAGCGAGCAAACAGTTCAGCCGTCGCGTTTCCGGCAAATCCGCCGATATCTGCACCCACGAATGCCACGCCAGAAAGCCCCAGGTTACAGAGCATGGGCAGCGACATTTCCAGAAATTCCCAGCGTGATTGATTATCGCCTGTCCAAACCGACGACCAGCGCTGAATTCCAGCATAGCCCGATCGCGTCAGAATAAACGATCGCTCTTGAGGTCGCAGCTTTTCCATCGCTTCTGCTGCTGCTCTTGCCATCATCTGACCGTACAAATTGTGCGTTTCGGCGTGAGTACTGCGCTCGGATAAATCGCCCTGCGGTGTATCTAAGGGAAACCACATTTTTACACCCGGATCACCAAAGGGACGATCGTTCATGGCAGGCTCGTTCATGTCGTTCCAGATGCCTGCTATCCCAACTTCTGTGAGTTCTTTGTGCCAACTGCCCCACCACTGCCGCACGTCTGACCGCAGAAAGTCGGGGAATACAGCGCGATCGGGCCAGACGTAACCATGAAACAGCTTGCCTTCTTTGGTGCGGACAAAATACTCTTGCTCTAAGCCATCATCCATCACTGCGTAGTCGGCATCGGGTTCGTACTTCACGCCCGGATCGACGATCGTTACTGTTTTGAAGCCGTCCTGCTTGAGGTCACCAATTAACTGCTTCGGGTCAGGAAATCGCTGAGAATTCCATGTAAACACCCGATAGCCGCGCATATAGTCAATATCCAGATGGATCACATCACAGGGAATTTGCCGCTGCCGAAACTCCTGCGCCAGTTCTCGCACTTCGGCTTCCGATCGATAGCTCCAGCGACACTGATGGTAGCCAATCGCCCATTTGGGTGGCAGGGGCATCCGTCCGGTCAGCTCGGTGTAGGTTTGCACGATCGGGGCAGGTTCGGAGGCATAGATCAGGTAGTAGTCGAATTCTGGGCTTTCGGTTTCCAGATGCAGCAAACCCGCCTGCTTAGCTCCCACATCAAACTGGCTGCGAAAGGTGGAATTGAGGAACAGCCCGTAAGCCAGGTTTGGACGCATGGCAATAAAGAACGGAATTGCCTGATACATTGCATCGGTCAGGGTGTCATAGTCGAGGCTATCAACCGTCCAGTTGGTGTAATGCCGCGCCGTTTTGTCTAGGGTGCCTGTGCGTTCACCAAAGCCATAGAAATGCTCTTCTGCCTCAATTTGTTTCCAGGCAGCAATGCCGCTTTCTCGCCAGGCGATTCCTAGCCCTGTATCTTGCGCGAAAGGTTGATTGTTAACATCAAAACAGGTGATTTTGCAGGTCGATCGATTGATACTGACTCGGATTTGGGCTGTCTGAATCTCAATTTCTGCCTCTCTTTCTGTGACCTGAAACGGCACGATCGCCCAGTCTTCATCTGCCTTGGTCACAGCCCAGGATCGCGGCTGCATCCACTGACCTGTCGGGGAAAACCGAACGCGAATCACATTTGTTGCTAAGACGCTAATTCGTAAAATGCCGATACCACACTGTAATTCGAGTGCGCGATCGTCATATTGGAACGCTTTCACGTCACCCGGAACAGTCCAAGCAGGTTCCAGCGTCGGCAATTGTCCAAAAAAATCTGGCATGAGCTTCAACGAGTTCCAAATGCATCACTGTTAGCTGTAATTTGCATTTGTAAAGATAAGCATCGCTCGTAGGGTAGAGGCAAGCGAATTGGTGAAGAGAAATATCTGGATCGCTCCTTGCTTTGTCCTGCCTTTTCCTGTTTTATGCTGAAAGGGATCCTTTCATTGACTTCAATTTGATGGGCTTTAAGCGTCGCCAACTATTGCGCTGGCTAGGATTTGGGGGAGTCGTTAATTTATCTGCTTGTGTGCAGCAGTGGGCAACTCAGGGGGAAACTAATCGATCGATCGCGGCAACGCCTGCTCCGAGTCCTGCGATGAGTCCTTCTGTACAATCTCGGCTCTTGGAGCAGCAGGGAATTGTTGATCCTGCTAGAGGTGATGTCCGGATTGTGGTGATTAGTGACCTGAACAGTCAGTATGGCTCAACGGATTATGAACCAGAAGTCGATCGCGCAATTGCCTTGATTCCGGGATGGCAGCCTGATCTGGTGCTTTGCGGTGGCGATATGGTGGCAGGTCAGAGTGCTTCGCTGAGTCGGGCAGAAATTCAGGCAATGTGGGCAGGGTTCGATCGCCATATTAGTGCGCCATTACGACAGGCAAAGATTCCGTTTGGTTTTACGTTGGGCAATCATGATGCGTCGGGGGCAAAGGCAAGTAACGGTCGTTTTTTATTTGCGAACGATCGAGACTTAGCGGCGGTTTATTGGAACGATCCGCAGCATCATTCTGGCTTGCAGTTTGTCGATCGTGCCCGGTATCCCTTTTATTATTCTTTTCAGCAGAATGATATTTTCTTTTTAGTTTGGGATGCTTCGACTGCAACTATTTCGGCTGATCAGCTCAGTTGGGTCGAGCGAAGCCTTGCCAGTTCTGCGGCTCAGTCTGCCAAACTGCGAATTGCGATCGGACATCTGCCCCTTTATGCCGTTGCAGTGGGACGGAATAATCCGGGTGAATATCTGGACAATGGCGATCGGTTGCGGGCTTTGCTTGAACGCTATCAGGTTCACACCTACATCAGCGGGCATGATCATGCCTATTATCCTGGTCACGTTGGACAGCTCCAAATGCTCCACTGTGGCGTTTTGGGAAGTGGGATTCGTTCCCTCTTAAATGGCAATTCGCCGCTGATGAAAACCCTGACGGTGATTGATGTGAATCTTGCTGCTGCTGATACGATCTACACGACCTACGATGCCAAAACGCTGAAAGTGATTGATCAGCGCATTCTGCCCCGCTATATTGCCAGCCCCACTGGTAAAATTCTCCGACGCGATCTGGAATGGTCAGATTTGACGGCTGCGGAAAAGTCAGCTTAACGCCCGATCTGCCTCAGTTCTGCCTCAGTCTGCTCGCTGCACTGGCGTAATTTTTGGATCAATAATTTTTTGCCCCAGTCCCGGAAACTTGATTGCCAGACAAATTTTATTTCCGGCTCCAAAAATATGCGTCACATGACCAGCACCAAATGCCCGATGAACCACTCGATCGCCCACAGACCAATCATCAGCGTGGGTTCCGGGGGCATCGATCGTCTGTTCGCGGATTTCTCGGATTGGGGTCGTCATCCGCTTGGGAATCGCATTGGCAACGCTCCCTAAGAGCAGGTCTTTGGGAAGTTCACCCAAGAAAAGGGAAGGGCTGGCAGGTTCACGGGAACCATAGAGGCGGCGTTCTCTGGCATAGGAAATAAACAGCCTCTCTTTAGCGCGAGTAATGCCGACATAGCAGAGACGACGTTCTTCTTCGATCGCCTTTGGATCTTCGAGCGATCGAAAATTGGGAAACAGCCCTTGCTCTAGCCCCACCAGGAATACGACCGGAAATTCCAGTCCTTTTGAGGAATGCAGCGTCATCAAGGAGACTTTAGACTGTTCTGCTTCGTTGAGATTATCCAGATCTGAGGCAAGCGAAGCATTTGCCAGGAAAAGGGGCAAGCTCGACTCGTCATTATCTTCCTCAAACTGTCGGGCTGCGTTGTAGAGTTCCTGCACGTTTTGGATGCGATCGAGGGCTTCGTCGGTTCCCTGCTGTCTTAAATCCTGAACGTATTCAGAGTCATCTAATACGCCTTGCACAATCTCGGATGCAGGGAGTTCTTCTGCTTTTTCCTGCCATTTCTGGATCATTCGGGCAAAGGCAATGACGGGTTTTGCCGATCGTCCTGCTAAAGTCTGCACTGAAGTCTCGTCCCGCAAAATTTGCCAAAATGGGACACCCAATTCAGAAGCCGCTTTATCCAGTCGATCGAGGGTTGCTTTACCAATGCCGCGTCTGGGTGTGTTGATAATTCGCTTCAGGCTAATTGAGTCATCTGGATTCGCAACTGCCCGCAAATAGGCGAGTACGTCTTTAACTTCTTTGCGATCGTAGAACCGTAATCCACCCACTACGTTGTAGGGAACACCATATTTCACTAACAGTTCTTCAAAGGCGCGAGACTGAGCGTTTGTGCGGTACAAAATTGCAAAGCTACCCCAGTTCAATTCTGGATTCTTTTGTTCAAGTTGGCGGATCTGATTGACAACAAACCCTGCTTCTACGGTCTCATCGTCTGCCCGATAGCAGAAGATCATTTCGCCTGCGCCTCTCGTGGGACGCAAAATCTTATCAATCCGCTCTGTGTTGTTTTCGATCAGCTCGTTGGCAACTTGTAAAATGTTTTCAGTCGATCGATAGTTTTCTTCCAGCTTGACCATTGTGCGTGTATCGTCATCTGGCAAACCATCACCAAAGTCTTGCTGAAAGTTCATCAAAATCGTAAAGTCAGCTGCTCGAAAAGAATAAATAGATTGATCGGCATCTCCGACAACAAAAATCGATCGCTGATTCCAATCATGGAATTTTTCTGTATCTTCGCCGTTCGTCACCAGTAATTTAATCAGGTTGTACTGGGTTCTATTGGTATCTTGATATTCATCAACCAGGATGTGACGAAAGCGTTTGTGCCAATATGCTAAAACCTGATCATTTTGCTCAAAGAGCTTCACTGGAAGCAGAATGAGATCATCAAAGTCAAGTGCATTATTCGCCGATAAAGATTTTTGATATTCGGCATAAATATTAGCAATGACTCGTCCCCGATAGGTTGCCTGCTCTCGCTCTAATCCCTCTGGCGATAGTCCCTGATTCTTGGCGTTGCTGATGGCATAGCGCACCGATCGTGGTTCAAACTTTTTGTCATCCAGGTTTTGATTAATGACAATTTCCTTCACCAAACTTTGCGCGTCTGACTCGTCCAAAATCGAGAAATTGCGGTTCCACTGCGCTCCCTGTGCTCCCTGATACTTCTCAATATCAAATCGCAGAATTCGGGCACAGAGGGCATGAAACGTGCCAATCCACAGATTTTTGGTAATGTTTTTGTAGACGGACGATCGCAAACTGGTTTGTTCTCGCGATGACAGTGCCTCTAGTGCTTTCCCGTGGCGATCGAGGGCTTCCCGTTCCGCAAACAGCTTTTCAATCCGCTCCTTCATCTCCTTGGCTGCTTTGTTGGTGAAGGTAACTGCCAGAATATTCTCTGGATCAACTCGATGGGTCAACACCAAATTTGCGATTCGATAGGTCAGGGCACGAGTTTTTCCGGAACCAGCCCCTGCCACCACAAGCAAAGGACCACAGAAATGCTCAACGGCACGACGCTGAGAGGAGTTGAGATGGCTGAGGAAGTCAACGGGCATAGGACGTTAGAAGTCGGGTGTCAGGGTTCAGGAGTGAATCAGAAGTTATATCTTACCTCACTCCTCTCGATCGGATGGTTGGCATTACAAGAGTAAAATTAGGGCTGTGACAAGTTCTGAGAACTCTTCTCTTCGCTACCCTGCCCAGAGATGAAAGGTAAATAAGCTTGCCAGTAACCCCATGAGCAGCACGCTTGTCATCGTCCAGATGCGATCGAACAGTTCATTCTTTCCCCAATGGCTTAAGACCAGAAAGACTGAGGGAACGGTGAGTAAATAGCGGCTCATGCTCCAGGACAGCCCACAGGTCATTGAAATGAAGATCAGTCCTAGACCAAATAGAGAAATGCCGGGATAACGACGGGCGGTTAATAGGCAGGAAGCAATCCCTAAACCAATGACGCCAAACTCGATCGCATAATAAGCTTGGGCTTGAGGATTGTCACCAAACAAGCTTAAAAATGCTTGACTCCAGGCGGAAACTGCCCGATCGATCGCGAGAAATTCACACTGAAAATAGTGTTTTTCAACCCGCTTAAATGCGCCACCAAAAAACGAAAATCGCCAGATGAGATGAGTCAGGATCGGCGCAAGCAGGATTGCCCCAAATCCGATCGCTTGCCGTCCCCAGTTAGCCCGCTTGCCAGAATGACGATTCTCGCTCCTGTCTGCCCAATAAGTCTGCCAGACTGCCCAAGCTAAGGGAATGACAAGCAAAACGCCAGCAGCTCTGGTTAATGTGGCGATCGTTGCTAATCCACTTGCCCAGAGAAGCCGCCTTCTGGCAATGAGCGCCAAACAACTGAAGGTGAACCCAATAAACAGCCCTTCTGTATAAACCTGCGCCAGAAAGAAGCTGGTGGGAAATATTGTCAGGTAAGAGACTGCTCGCATTCCTGCGGCTTTACCCCAACTGGATTGCACCCAGTCAAATAAAGCCAGCATTCCTGCTAATGTTCCGGTGATTGAGATAAAAACACCTGCAAATGTGGCAGCGTCGATCGGTGCTAAACCTGCATAAATCAGAGGAGTGGCGATGAATCGAATCAGATGTGGGTAGACCGGAAAGAAAGCATAGTTGACGGAAATGGGGCGATCGAACGGCGGTTTTGCGTTGGGTTCGGGTGGAATTGTGCGAATTTGGGGATCGTTGTATCCCTTCAGGGCGATCGATAAATAATATTCTGAATCCCAGGCAGCTTGAGTCTTAAAAACCGATTGAGCAAAATAAGGGTTTTGCTGCAAAGTTCGTTGATGGGTTGCTTCAGCCGTCCAAAATAAAACATGATCGGGCTTTTCAGCACTGTAGCGAGCCGCAACAAGCGTCTGGTAGCTCAACATTATAGTCACCCAGGCAAACCAGAGGAGGATGATTTTGCGAACGGTCACAAGCTGCCTCATTTTATCAACTGCTCTCTGCCTGGAACTCAATTCATCTCTCTGGACAAAGATAGCTCATAGATTACTGCGTAAATGATGACGCTGCAAGTTTTTACACAGCATAAAGCGATCGCTCGTAATGATGAAAGCGATCGCTCGATGGAAATGAATTTATCCGATAAGCCGTGATTCTATTAGCGGGATGAATGTGAAACTACATCACCTAGCATTGTGCTGCTCTACCGCTTGTTGACCACATCCTGCAACAGGTTCATCAGGCGTTGCTTAATGGCTTCTTCAATTCTGGCAGCAGCAGCCCCGGCTTCACTTGCTTTTGCAGTTAATTCAGCTTGAGCCTGGTCAATTGGATTTGGTTCTCCGGCTGCGACACGGGCTTTTGCTTCGTCATAACGAACTTTAGCCGCTTCAACCCGTTCTTTTGCTCCGGCATAACGATCGCCATAACGGTCTGCCAGTTTTGCATCAATTTTTACCAGCTGCTCTTTAAGCTTGAAAAATTGACCCTGGAGGCGACTGAGCTGCTGTTCTTTGATGTTCTTCAGCAAGGATGCAATCAGCGATTGGAAGGTTGGCGAATTGGTCTCACCCGTTACCTCTGAGATGCCAACAATTGCACTCTCGACATTCGTTTCGATCGTCTGTTCGTTCTCGGCAATCTGGGCTTGCAGTTGGTCAACCTGAACCTGGGCTTCCAGGATTTGCTCACGGGAAGAATCGCTGATGCCGTCTACAATTCCTTCAATTGAGGCAGTCATTTCTGCTTCTTGATTACCCGCTTTTAAATTGTCTGCAACAGCAGCCATGGCATCTTTGGCGATCGTGCGGATCTCAACTGAACCTGCCTTGATTTCGACCACTGCCTGGGAAACTGCTTCCCGAACAATTTGTCGAATTCGCTCTGCTCTCAGGCTACCTTCTGATTTTGCTTTTTGCAGGTCAGCGGTAATTTTTTCTTTCACTGGGGTAGACATAATTTTTGCTCCAATGCCGGGTGATTTTATAACCGAAAGGAATGAAAAAGAGATGAAAAAACTAGCTGACTGGGGTTGCTTCTACATCAATCACGTTGACTGATTCAGGAACGTTAGAAGCTATATGTTTGTCTTTGCGAGATTTGATATGTTCGATCGCAACTTGAGAAACTTCTGCCACTAGCAGGGCAACAATTGCACCGTCATCTAACCATCCCAATACTGGAAATGCATCAGGAGAAATATCAACTGGGCTAACCACATACAACAGCGCACCCAAAATCACAAACCAACGATATTGGGGATGACGAATCAAGTTTCGCAACCAATTCTGCAATGTCTGAGTCAGAAATCTTTTCTTCATTGAAGTTGCTCTTCAGCCAATGCATTGATCATGACAAACTTCTTGAATAAAGTCTGGTGTGGGCTACCCTCTGTTTTGTCGTAGTATTCCCCCATCCCGTCTTAAGACGGTTAACCGTACTAGCAGCGTTATGTGCGATTACGACGTTTTTCATTGATGGAAGGTTTGCCGCCGAAATATAAAGACTTTAGTAAAAGATATTGGCTCACATATTAAGACTTCAGCAAGTTGCCGAGTATTGCAAGCGAGTTCTACCAAACTACTCATACATTAGACATGGAAAGCGAATTGCTTTGGCACAAGCAGCTTTTTGATCGATCGGACGTATCTTTAACGCTAGGCTGGTCTCTCCAAAATAAACGATGAAAAGACAACTGCTGATGGGTGTTAAAACGCTGAGTCTTGCTATGCTCTTGGGCGCTTGTTCATCGCTCGCGACTAAATTCACCCCCTCCAAACAGATCGCGCCAGCTCGCACCAATGCAGATGCTTCTCTGCAGGTTAGTAACCTGACTCGCCTTTATGATTTACATGTACCATCCTCCTATCACAACCAGAAACCGATGCCGCTCGTCCTGGTTTTCCACGGTGCGTCGGGTGATGGCAGGGGAATGGCACAAATGACAGGATTCAATCAAGTTGCTGAGAAAGAAGGGTTTATTGCAGCCTATCCTGATGCGATCGGTGGACACTGGAATGCCCTGCGCGGTAACAAGCCAGATACAACGAATGATGTTGGCTTTGTTGCAGCACTCATTGATAAATTGAGCGAGCAATATAATATCGATCGTCGTCGGGTATATATTACAGGCTTTTCAAATGGCGGCATGTTTGCTCAGCGCTTGGCTTGTGAGTTAGGCGACAAAATTGCAGCGGCTTCGATCGTTTCTGCAACCATGCCAGATCATTTGTCGCGCATTTGCCAGTCCACCAAGCCGATTTCAATGCTGTTCATGCATGGCACTGATGATCCGGTCATTCCCTATGGACCTCCAGGGAAGGCATTGCTGTCTTTAGCAGATACAGTCAAGTTTTGGAATAATCATAACCAGTGTGTTGCCAAGCACAACAGCGAAGTGCTGCCTCATGTTCCCCAGGTTCGGTTGGATACCTATCAAAATTGCACCAATAAAACAGATGTGATGCTCTACACGATCGAGGGTGGAGGACATGCCTGGTCGGGTGCTGAAGCAACTCCAGACCCATCTGGTAATACTCCTCAACCAATGAAGGCAACTGAAGTGATTTGGAATTTTTTCAGCAAATATAGCAAACCTGAGCAGGGTTGATGGGGATAGAGAGCAGGTTATTAGAGCAGGTTATTTCCTCCCTCTTCTCTTTGTTCTCCCTTTGCTCTTTGTTCTCTCTTTGCTCTTTCACTTAGCTTCAGCAAAATTTCTGCATGAACTTCTTTGGTGATGGGGTAGAAAAAGGCAAGAACTAATCCACAGACTAAGGCTAGAGCAGGCAAGGGTCCGATCGCAAGACGGATCGCTACTAGTGCTGAAGGTGGTTGTACGGCGGCTTTACCGTCAAAGCCAGAGAATTGCAGGACGAGGCTCGTGCCTAGCTGCCCTAACGCTAGACCAATCTTTTGCAGAAATACCATGTAGCCGTAGAAGATGCCTTCGCGCCGCTGTCCGGTTTTCAGTTCATCCAGTTCAATTACGTCGGGCAGCATCGACCAGGGAACGAGATAGGCAGTTGCGACACCAACCCCTGCCAGAATTGCCAGCACATACATTAAGCCGACCTGCCCGCGTTGCAGAAACATCAGCCCAAATTGCGCCACCAGCCAGACGCCCATGCCCATAAAATAGACTGCTTTTTTCCCCACTTTTTGGCTGACCCAACTCCAGACGGAGAGCATGACGATCGCGGTTCCTTGAACTGCCAGAGCCACTTGTGCAGATGCCTGAGCCGGAAGCCCCATCCAGTTGGTCACAAAGTAGGGAATGATTGCGGCTGTATTTTGAACGGCGAGCCAGGAGAAAAGATAAATGCCAATTACAAACAGAAAAGCCCGATTGGTAAAGGCAAGCTTTAGCTGCTGGAAGTAGGGCATCTCGACAACGGGTTCATTGCCGCGCGCCGCTAGGGTTTGGCGATCGACCGCTGTCATGCGGTGACGGGTGCCGAAGATACAAAGAAAAGTCGGAATCACGGACATCAGGGCACAAATTCCGCCTAATAGCCAATATTGCTGCGTTGTATCTTGAACGGTGGCAAAGATCACTTGAGCAATGATCAGGGACAAAATGCTGGCGCTGATCGAGAAAGTAAAGCGAAATTGGTTAAGGCTGGTGCGTTCGTTATAGTCTCGCGTCAGTTCTGGCGTTAGAGCGGTGTAAGGTAAATTGACTGCCGTATAGGCTGTATTGAAAAAAACGCTGATGACTAAATAGAACCAAAATAAGCTTGTTTCCTGTGTTGCTGGATTGTTGCTGAAGCGAGGCACAACCCACTGTAAAAAGAAAAAGATGCCGAGCGGTATTGCTCCCAGAAACATCCAGGGATAACGCCGACCCCAGCGACTGCGCGTTCGATCGCTCAACACACCCACAAGCGGGTCATTGACTGCATCCCAGATGCCTGCGATCGATCGGATACTGCCTGCTACGATTGGGCTTAACCCAGCAACGTTGGTTAAAAAAATCAGTTGGAAGAAGACCAGAATGTTCGCTGTGATCGCTGTACCAAAGTCTCCTACCCCATAAGCGAGTTTAGTGGTGAGGTTGAGTTTTTCAGAGTGGGGTGAAGGGGAATCATCAAGAGGATTGTTCATACCAACACAGCGAAAAATAGAGCAACGTCAGTCTAACCTCTGATCAATCGCCCTTCGATGAGATCCGCACCAATCTTTGCATTTTGGGAGTGGGAAAAGGGAATGGGGCGCGGGGATCTATCCATCACAGTTCCCTGGAATTGTGGGATTGAGAAAGCAAGACAATGTTCTACTTCTCAAAGCAATGCCCCAAACATCAGCCATTCCCCATTACCCATCTCCCCCATGCCCCTTTTACTCAACCCCCAAAACTCTTGTCAAAAATGCCCATCGATCGGCGATTTCCTCAATCACTTTTGCAGTCGGTTTTCCGGCTCCATGTCCGGCTTTGGTTTCAATACGGATGAGGACGGGAGCATTGCCAGTATGGGCAGATTGGAGGGCAGCGGCGAATTTGAAGCTGTGGGCAGGGACAACGCGATCGTCGTGGTCTGCGGTGGTTACCAGGGTTGCTGGATAAGCGGTTCCAGGTTTGAGGTTGTGGAGAGGCGAATAGGCGTAGAGTGCCGAAAATTCTTCTGGATTATCGGGTGAGCCATATTCTGAACACCATGCCCAGCCGATCGTGAATTTGTGGAAGCGCAGCATATCCATGACTCCTACTGCAGGGAGAGCCGCTGCAAAGAGATCGGGGCGCTGGGTCATGCAGGCTCCTACGAGCAACCCACCATTACTGCCCCCACCAATCGCTAGTTTTTGGGGTGAGGTGTATTGGTGTTCAATCAACCATTCTGCTGCGGCAATGAAGTCGTCAAAGACGTTCTGCTTCTTCTGTTTCATGCCTGCTTGATGCCACTCTTCGCCATATTCGCCGCCGCCGCGCAGGTTTGCCAGAGCATAAACGCCACCTAGTTCCATCCAGACTAAGTTAGAAACTGAGAAACTTGGTGTGAGAGAGGCATTAAAACCACCGTAGGCATAGAGATAAGTGGGATTGTTGCCGTCCAGTTTTAGCCCTTTTTTGTGAGTAATAAAC
This genomic interval carries:
- a CDS encoding MFS transporter, producing MNNPLDDSPSPHSEKLNLTTKLAYGVGDFGTAITANILVFFQLIFLTNVAGLSPIVAGSIRSIAGIWDAVNDPLVGVLSDRTRSRWGRRYPWMFLGAIPLGIFFFLQWVVPRFSNNPATQETSLFWFYLVISVFFNTAYTAVNLPYTALTPELTRDYNERTSLNQFRFTFSISASILSLIIAQVIFATVQDTTQQYWLLGGICALMSVIPTFLCIFGTRHRMTAVDRQTLAARGNEPVVEMPYFQQLKLAFTNRAFLFVIGIYLFSWLAVQNTAAIIPYFVTNWMGLPAQASAQVALAVQGTAIVMLSVWSWVSQKVGKKAVYFMGMGVWLVAQFGLMFLQRGQVGLMYVLAILAGVGVATAYLVPWSMLPDVIELDELKTGQRREGIFYGYMVFLQKIGLALGQLGTSLVLQFSGFDGKAAVQPPSALVAIRLAIGPLPALALVCGLVLAFFYPITKEVHAEILLKLSERAKREQRAKGEQREEGGNNLL